From Onychostoma macrolepis isolate SWU-2019 chromosome 05, ASM1243209v1, whole genome shotgun sequence, one genomic window encodes:
- the LOC131541505 gene encoding PH and SEC7 domain-containing protein 1, whose translation MEDIEDYQESEPYLEAMQYIERMKQEKESESVPMKSCVDQEVSLYPVTVPCAPLSYATVQWDAPETPAERPGSSEAELDSIAGPRFDWTLDLPSADQDAAVDFVPEAESQVDVTLASSQTCDAQKSDMQTQLALSHEEPLVSFADVNDSRADATEEHFEASDGVQIFMDAQDSEIRPGPESSQSQEEKEPDMLDFPEMTFAHEESTDSGSEEQTREWTETEANGESSEARDDIQDQIQGPDECLEKEESSSPEIQSDQSQDTIITGTTEPPALTDDSVQLEELILTQEQENVSTSVTVAEMNQNNGTLQHAEEIQGVDLSEEFNAQDQEHAERPVSSEQKSDPENEPPEQAEQSERFRRPDEKGSSEQIQSSDEEKPCDQTPPSERSDASSDTKQPTAPADAEEHVQDETSEHCTPVIDTEPASPCINGSAELVNRAEAQRLAEKLYRLDGFQRTDVVRHLDKDNEFSRAAGEEYLKFFDFTNQSLEQALRSFLKEVVLIGETQERERVLQHFSTRFQQCNPDVFSSAGSVLTLTCAVMLLNSDLHGQNVGKPMSSAEFVSNLDGMNGGENFSKDYLKSLYSSIKSDPLQWAIEEGVLAKSMMLEQDLDQEGLMRSKSNPFQDLPHDTKATVFQRGFLKRKAHADIDGKRTPWGKRSWKTFYAMLKGMVLYLQKDDYVKDCQSSEEVVSVHHALAEQALNYTKRPHVFRLQTADWRVFLFEAASTEQMNSWIGRINLVSALYSSPPFPAACGSQKKFCRPILPATQSNLMLDKQLQSHAAMLHSFQQDLTSLQQEALESRRSKARELEELRQREEYLQYEKSRYEVYLKVLEAWQVLEKSDSPVADRLNTLDEGLWTGSMDEQQDEADAGMKRSHSSPSLELETPPQPVVKVRRNISERRTYRKIVIPRRNKEL comes from the exons ATGGAGGATATTGAGGACTATCAGGAGTCTGAGCCGTATCTGGAGGCCATGCAGTATATAGAGAGGATGAAGCAGGAGAAGGAGAGCGAGAGCGTCCCGATGAAGAGCTGCGTGGATCAGGAGGTGTCTCTGTACCCCGTCACTGTTCCCTGCGCTCCTCTCTCTTACGCTACTGTGCAATGGGACGCCCCAGAAACGCCCGCAGAGCGTCCCGGATCGTCTGAGGCCGAGCTGGACTCCATCGCCGGCCCGAGGTTCGACTGGACGCTGGATCTTCCGTCCGCAGACCAGGACGCCGCTGTTGATTTCGTACCTGAAGCCGAGTCACAAGTGGATGTCACGCTTGCATCTTCCCAG ACATGCGATGCTCAGAAGTCAGATATGCAAACACAGCTGGCGCTTTCACATGAAGAGCCCCTCGTATCATTTGCAGATGTCAACG ACTCCAGAGCAGATGCGACTGAAGAGCATTTTGAAGCTTCTGACGGCGTTCAGATCTTTATGGACGCACAAGACTCAGAGATTCGACCGGGTCCAGAGAGCTCACAGTCGCAGGAAGAGAAGGAACCCGACATGTTAGACTTTCCTGAAATGACTTTTGCCCATGAGGAAAGCACAGATTCAGGCAGTGAAGAGCAAACTAGAGAGTGGACTGAGACCGAAGCAAACGGAGAATCGTCTGAAGCAAGAGACGATATTCAGGATCAGATTCAAGGACCTGATGAATGTCTGGAAAAAGAAGAGTCAAGTTCcccagagatccagtctgatcaGTCACAGGACACCATCATTACAGGCACGACAGAACCACCGGCCCTCACGGACGATTCGGTGCAGCTCGAGGAACTTATACTGACACAAGAGCAAGAAAACGTAAGCACATCTGTTACAGTGGCAGAGATGAACCAGAATAATGGCACTTTACAACATGCAGAAGAGATTCAGGGCGTAGACCTCTCGGAGGAATTCAACGCACAAGACCAAGAACATGCAGAAAGACCTGTGAGCTCCGAGCAAAAGTCTGACCCTGAAAATGAACCGCCAGAGCAAGCAGAGCAGAGCGAGCGCTTCAGACGTCCAGATGAGAAGGGATCCTCAGAGCAGATCCAGAGCTCAGATGAGGAGAAACCCTGCGATCAGACACCGCCATCCGAGCGTTCAGATGCGTCCAGCGACACGAAGCAGCCTACAGCGCCGGCAGACGCGGAAGAGCATGTACAAGATGAGACATCAGAGCACTGTACACCGGTTATAGACACAGAACCCGCTAGTCCCTGCATCAACGGCAGCGCTGAGCTCGTGAACAGAGCCGAGGCTCAACGGTTGGCTGAGAAACTCTATAGACTGGACGGGTTTCAGCGTACAGATGTGGTCAGACATCTGGACAAAGA CAACGAGTTCAGTCGTGCTGCCGGGGAAGAGTACCTCAAATTCTTTGACTTCACCAACCAAAGTCTGGAGCAAGCTCTCCG GTCATTTCTGAAGGAGGTGGTTTTGATCGGTGAGACTCAGGAGCGCGAGAGAGTCCTGCAGCACTTCTCCACTCGTTTCCAGCAGTGTAATCCTGACGTGTTCTCCTCCGCCGGATCCGTGCTCACGCTCACGTGTGCTGTGATGCTGCTTAACAGTGACCTGCATGGACAA AATGTCGGGAAGCCCATGTCCTCGGCTGAATTCGTGTCAAATCTGGACGGCATGAATGGAGGCGAGAACTTCAGCAAGGACTATCTGAAG AGTCTCTACAGCTCCATCAAGAGCGATCCGCTGCAGTGGGCCAT AGAGGAGGGCGTTCTGGCTAAATCCATGATGCTGGAGCAGGATTTGGATCAGGAAGGACTTATGCGCTCAAAGAGTAACCCGTTCCAGGATCTCCCTCACGACACCAAGGCCACCGTGTTCCAGAGAGGCTTTTTAAAACGCAAAGCGCACGCAGACATTGATGGCAAACGCA CTCCATGGGGGAAACGAAGCTGGAAGACGTTTTATGCCATGCTGAAGGGAATGGTGCTTTACCTGCAGAAG GATGATTACGTGAAGGACTGCCAGAGCTCAGAGGAGGTGGTCAGCGTTCATCACGCTCTGGCAGAGCAAGCTCTGAATTACACCAAACGGCCACATGTGTTTCGCCTGCAGACGGCCGACTGGAGAGTCTTCCTCTTCGAGGCTGC TTCCACGGAGCAGATGAACTCCTGGATCGGCCGGATCAACCTGGTGTCTGCGCTGTACTCCTCGCCTCCGTTCCCCGCTGCTTGTGGCTCTCAGAAGAAGTTCTGTCGGCCGATCCTGCCCGCCACGCAGTCCAACCTCATGCTG GACAAACAGCTGCAGTCGCACGCGGCCATGCTGCACAGTTTCCAGCAGGACCTGACCTCCctccagcaggaggcgctggAGAGCAGGAGGAGCAAAGCCCGGGAGCTGGAGGAGCTCCGGCAGAGAGAGGAGTACTTACAGTACgag AAGTCTCGTTATGAAGTCTATCTGAAAGTTCTGGAGGCCTGGCAGGTGCTGGAGAAGTCCGATTCACCGGTCGCTGACAGACTGAACACGCTCGATGAGGGATTGTGGACCGGATCGATGGACGAGCAGCAGGACGAGGCTGACGCAGGGATGAAGCGATCTCACTCCAGTCCGTCTCTGGAGTTAGAAACGCCTCCTCAGCCCGTCGTCAAAGTCCGACGCAACATCTCCGAGAGACGGACCTACCGAAAGATCGTGATTCCCCGCCGGAACAAAGAGCTTTGA